A stretch of Tigriopus californicus strain San Diego chromosome 11, Tcal_SD_v2.1, whole genome shotgun sequence DNA encodes these proteins:
- the LOC131890853 gene encoding zinc metalloproteinase nas-1-like, protein MSYTPSAERFDSSKFDLSANCFYDVALKLGSSFLFPKPISRWIPLDKDHPPFNMTSNTSLLVVALLIGSSSLIRAEVEHANPRHLTEEDFKIADTLDDEALWESLDEKFKTTGGPLNTVYNGTQYKSLWGIWKDNTVPYQIIGDFSSNDRAAIAKAIQYLERETCVRFRPTENSNSLPRMDIKAANLGGFCYAVWNTGGGVSATVNLSPNSACTMPRTILHEILHGFSWYHTHKRPDRDAHVKVLWDNVLGSKRDEFSICSGCCCKTWDTPYDCDSVMHYAQDQMSSNGKDTLAPVSGSCQLLPFSRWNHKTPYLSSEDMKFLRRQYTC, encoded by the exons ATGTCGTACACTCCCAGCGCAGAACGCTTTGACAGCTCCAAATTTGACCTGTCTGCCAATTGCTTCTACGACGTAGCTTTGAAGCTCGGAAGCTCTTTCCTATTCCCAAAACCGATCAGTCGTTGGATTCCTCTGGATAAGGATCATCCTCCATTCAACATGACTTCGAACACTTCACTGTTGGTTGTGGCTCTCTTGATTGGATCATCGAGTTTGATCCGAGCTGAAGTGGAGCATGCCAATCCTCGTCACCTCACCGAGGAGGACTTCAAAATTGCTGACACCTTAGACGACGAAGCGTTGTGGGAAAGTCTGGATGAAAAGTTCAAGACGACTGGAGGGCCTTTAAACACTGTTTACAATGGTACCCAATATAAAAGC TTGTGGGGAATTTGGAAAGACAACACGGTTCCGTATCAAATCATTGGAGACTTCAGCTCCAATGATCGAGCTGCCATCGCCAAGGCCATTCAATATCTTGAAAGGGAGACCTGCGTGAG ATTCCGACCCACTGAGAATTCAAACTCTCTACCGAGAATGGACATTAAGGCGGCGAATTTGGGCGGTTTTTGTTATGCCGTGTGGAACACTGGGGGTGGAGTCTCCGCAACCGTGAATCTCTCTCCCAACAGCGCTTGCACTATGCCCAGAACGATTCTTCACGAG ATTCTTCACGGATTCTCTTGGTATCATACCCACAAACGTCCGGATCGCGACGCCCACGTCAAAGTTCTTTGGGACAATGTGCTGGGTAGTAAAAGGGATGAGTTCTCGATTTGCTCGGGGTGTTGCTGCAAGACCTGGGACACGCCCTACGATTGTGACAGTGTTATGCATTACGCTCAGGATCAAATGTCCAGCAATGGGAAAGATACTTTGG CCCCCGTCTCGGGCAGCTGTCAATTACTCCCGTTTTCCCGGTGGAACCACAAAACGCCCTATTTGTCCAGTGAGGACATGAAATTCTTGCGGCGTCAATACACTTGCTGA